A window of Tripterygium wilfordii isolate XIE 37 chromosome 7, ASM1340144v1, whole genome shotgun sequence contains these coding sequences:
- the LOC120002860 gene encoding calmodulin-like protein 30, whose amino-acid sequence MSNVSFLEFQYKLSKNKFLRKPSRLISFRDRQNSNLVPTSQPNLDDMRRVFDKFDSNKDGKISQQEYKVILRALGQDNMIGEVPNIFRAVDLDRDGFISFKEFVEVHKGNGVKTMDIQSAFRAFDANGDGKISAEEVMEMLKRLGERCTLEDSRRMVRAVDANGDGMVDMDEFMTMMTQTLKHG is encoded by the coding sequence ATGTCAAATGTTAGCTTTCTTGAGTTCCAGTACAAGCTTTCAAAGAACAAGTTTCTGCGCAAACCGTCCCGGTTGATTTCCTTCCGAGACAGGCAAAACTCCAACCTAGTTCCAACCTCCCAGCCAAACTTGGATGACATGAGGCGAGTTTTCGATAAATTTGATTCCAACAAAGATGGCAAGATCTCTCAGCAGGAATACAAGGTCATATTGAGGGCTCTTGGGCAGGATAACATGATAGGAGAAGTACCGAATATTTTCCGGGCGGTTGATCTGGATCGAGATGGGTTTATCAGTTTCAAAGAGTTTGTGGAGGTTCACAAGGGAAATGGGGTGAAGACAATGGACATACAGAGCGCTTTCCGGGCATTCGACGCAAATGGTGATGGCAAAATAAGTGCAGAAGAAGTAATGGAGATGTTGAAAAGGCTTGGAGAGAGGTGTACTCTTGAAGATAGCCGGAGAATGGTGAGAGCTGTGGACGCTAATGGCGATGGTATGGTTGATATGGATGAGTTCATGACCATGATGACTCAAACTCTCAAGCATGGTTAG
- the LOC120002828 gene encoding uncharacterized protein LOC120002828, with amino-acid sequence MLVLEDKWEELKKEWELWNKLVRLGWDHKRDTVKARKDLWQARLQENSNYSKLHLFGLENKDELDIMFRDTFGIGAHAISPSTALDPIYDSRKRSRSMKASKPRKKKSTVMDVQLNDLLERLTSLLETHIAEQSKRLAEKAGRAAPTKG; translated from the exons ATGTTGGTCCTAGAAGATAAATGGGAAGAATTGAAAAAGGAATGGGAGTTATGGAACAAACTTGTTAGATTGGGATGGGATCACAAAAGGGATACGGTGAAGGCAAGAAAAGACTTGTGGCAGGCGAGATTACag GAGAATTCAAACTATAGTAAGTTGCATCTGTTTGGATTGGAAAACAAGGATGAACTTGATATAATGTTTAGGGATACATTCGGCATTGGAGCTCATGCGATTTCACCATCTACTGCTTTAGATCCCATTTACGATAGCAGAAAGAGGTCACGAAGCATGAAAGCAAGtaaaccaagaaagaagaagtcaacagTTATGGATGTACAGTTAAATGATTTGTTGGAAAGACTTACTTCTCTTCTGGAGACTCATATCGCTGAACAATCTAAAAGGCTCGCAGAAAAAGCTGGAAGGGCAGCTCCTACAAAGGGATAA
- the LOC120002955 gene encoding protein PLANT CADMIUM RESISTANCE 2-like isoform X1: protein MYPSSNVHICPAPAVSPLPEPSAPPQCYGPPNMCFSTPGPGQWSTGLCHCCSDPPNCINTCFCPCITFGQIAEIVDRGSSSCAGCSILYFLLSFTGFPCLYSCFFRTKLRRQNRLHEEPCLDCLVHLCCECCALCQEYRELKNRGYVMGIGWEGNLHGQNRGVAMAPTVCPGMTR, encoded by the exons ATGTATCCTTCTTCTAATGTCCATATATGTCCTGCACCAGCAGTTTCTCCTCTCCCAGAACCAAGTGCTCCACCACAGTGTTATGGTCCTCCCAATATGTGTTTTTCTACACCAGGCCCAGGGCAGTGGTCCACTGGTCTTTGCCATTGCTGTAGTGATCCTCCAAACT GTATAAACACTTGCTTTTGTCCTTGCATCACATTTGGACAAATCGCAGAAATAGTTGATAGAGGTTCCTCAT CTTGTGCAGGATGTAGTATTCTATATTTTCTACTATCTTTCACAGGTTTCCCATGCTTGTACTCGTGCTTTTTCCGAACAAAATTGAGGAGACAGAATCGCTTACATGAGGAACCTTGCTTGGACTGTCTAGTGCACTTGTGCTGTGAGTGTTGTGCACTGTGTCAAGAATACAGAGAGCTCAAGAATCGTGGTTATGTTATGGGAATAG GTTGGGAAGGCAATCTACATGGACAAAACAGAGGAGTTGCAATGGCTCCGACCGTGTGCCCCGGCATGACAAGATGA
- the LOC120002955 gene encoding protein PLANT CADMIUM RESISTANCE 2-like isoform X2: MYPSSNVHICPAPAVSPLPEPSAPPQCYGPPNMCFSTPGPGQWSTGLCHCCINTCFCPCITFGQIAEIVDRGSSSCAGCSILYFLLSFTGFPCLYSCFFRTKLRRQNRLHEEPCLDCLVHLCCECCALCQEYRELKNRGYVMGIGWEGNLHGQNRGVAMAPTVCPGMTR, from the exons ATGTATCCTTCTTCTAATGTCCATATATGTCCTGCACCAGCAGTTTCTCCTCTCCCAGAACCAAGTGCTCCACCACAGTGTTATGGTCCTCCCAATATGTGTTTTTCTACACCAGGCCCAGGGCAGTGGTCCACTGGTCTTTGCCATTGCT GTATAAACACTTGCTTTTGTCCTTGCATCACATTTGGACAAATCGCAGAAATAGTTGATAGAGGTTCCTCAT CTTGTGCAGGATGTAGTATTCTATATTTTCTACTATCTTTCACAGGTTTCCCATGCTTGTACTCGTGCTTTTTCCGAACAAAATTGAGGAGACAGAATCGCTTACATGAGGAACCTTGCTTGGACTGTCTAGTGCACTTGTGCTGTGAGTGTTGTGCACTGTGTCAAGAATACAGAGAGCTCAAGAATCGTGGTTATGTTATGGGAATAG GTTGGGAAGGCAATCTACATGGACAAAACAGAGGAGTTGCAATGGCTCCGACCGTGTGCCCCGGCATGACAAGATGA
- the LOC120003076 gene encoding uncharacterized protein LOC120003076: MSMACSTRSRRKTSYLSYMDARISFSNDFAEAQMAIKSSESNYREAPVSSDFQFSVKNYRMIPADEAIFKGMLVPLKENCTKMTLRDALLADDDHENALPKLPKNSWWWKEKLGLKKSRSNDKKYYGAPAPPKTTGEME; this comes from the coding sequence ATGTCAATGGCATGCTCAACAAGAAGCAGAAGGAAGACATCCTACTTATCCTATATGGATGCAAGAATCTCTTTTTCCAATGATTTTGCAGAAGCCCAGATGGCCATCAAGAGTAGTGAAAGCAACTACAGAGAAGCACCAGTTTCCTCAGACTTCCAATTCTCAGTGAAGAACTACAGAATGATACCAGCTGATGAAGCCATCTTTAAGGGAATGTTGgtgcctttgaaggagaattGCACTAAGATGACTTTAAGAGATGCATTGCTTGCTGATGATGATCATGAGAATGCATTGCCAAAGCTACCAAAGAACTCATGGTGGTGGAAGGAGAAGTTAGGCTTAAAGAAGTCCAGAAGTAATGACAAGAAATATTATGGTGCTCCTGCTCCACCAAAAACCACAGGTGAGATGGAATGA